A single window of Synechococcus sp. C9 DNA harbors:
- a CDS encoding response regulator: protein MTGHVTLHDPADPSVRWDVYAGPAGSRLHYAGSSVGRAIRFNCLMPLFFPKLSDLVLPPGQDEYEFLYRQTQAGRLNLADVRQILLRLTQEGLTHFLVLSQHKSQQIKREEHPRIPLNPILLAVNLADVAKSVQNEVKTWAGLRYRVPSPFARFQLAPQRVNQVYEFWSVCPRESYLAKLPPPQLQRCVELFTQSACGYDLARELKVSPAVAVQCFLPLVQQGILLVRPFEVPEPPKPQGPKVACVDDSPAILTSVTQILHSGGYQVIPIGEPNQVMATLEREKPALVLLDLLMPDLNGYDLCKLIRQHPELRQTPIVFLTGKDGLVDKMRAKLLGVKEYLTKPVDAEQLRRCVQHVLSQGSV, encoded by the coding sequence TTGACTGGGCATGTCACCCTCCACGACCCAGCCGACCCTTCCGTGCGGTGGGATGTGTATGCGGGGCCGGCGGGTAGCCGGTTGCATTATGCGGGCAGTAGCGTGGGGCGGGCGATCCGGTTCAACTGTTTGATGCCCTTGTTTTTTCCCAAGTTGAGTGACCTGGTTTTACCGCCGGGACAAGATGAGTACGAGTTTCTCTACCGGCAAACCCAGGCGGGGCGGCTGAATTTGGCGGATGTGCGGCAGATTTTACTGCGGTTGACCCAGGAGGGGTTGACCCATTTTTTGGTGTTGTCCCAGCACAAATCCCAGCAGATCAAGCGGGAGGAGCATCCCCGGATTCCCCTCAATCCGATTTTGTTGGCGGTGAATCTGGCGGATGTGGCCAAGTCGGTGCAAAACGAGGTAAAGACCTGGGCGGGGTTGCGCTACCGGGTGCCGTCTCCCTTTGCCCGGTTCCAGCTGGCACCCCAGCGGGTAAATCAGGTGTATGAGTTTTGGTCTGTTTGTCCCCGGGAGAGCTATCTGGCGAAATTGCCGCCCCCCCAGTTGCAACGGTGTGTGGAATTATTTACCCAGTCTGCCTGTGGCTACGATTTGGCACGGGAATTGAAGGTCAGTCCGGCGGTGGCGGTGCAGTGTTTTCTGCCGTTGGTGCAGCAGGGGATATTGCTGGTGCGGCCCTTTGAGGTGCCGGAGCCGCCCAAACCCCAAGGTCCGAAGGTGGCCTGTGTGGATGATAGTCCGGCGATTTTGACCAGTGTGACCCAGATTTTGCACAGTGGTGGCTACCAGGTGATTCCCATTGGGGAACCCAATCAGGTGATGGCGACGTTGGAGCGGGAAAAACCGGCGCTGGTGTTGTTAGACCTCTTGATGCCCGACCTGAATGGCTACGACCTGTGTAAACTGATCCGCCAGCATCCCGAATTGCGCCAGACACCGATTGTGTTTTTGACCGGCAAGGATGGGTTGGTGGACAAGATGCGGGCGAAGTTGTTGGGGGTGAAGGAATACCTGACCAAGCCGGTGGATGCGGAACAACTGCGCCGGTGTGTGCAACACGTCCTGTCCCAGGGGTCGGTGTAG
- the pstA gene encoding phosphate ABC transporter permease PstA: MTVDIVPSEVNFRSNYDRRKLATNIFMGVAFFATIFGLFFLGLLLYDVFTKGLPYFNWRFVTTFPSRNPTDAGILSALVGSIWLMFLIPFFAFPLGIGAAIYMEEYADRDLWRNRILEINISNLAGVPSIIYGLLGLELYVRILEPLTKGRTLLAGALTLATLVLPVVIVSSREAIRAVPRDIREAAYAVGCTRWQAIWYHVLPMAFAGILTGTILALSRAIGETAPLITLGALTFIAFLPPWPVTTAVNEEGVVIVEKVSAGLGSFIQALQTPFTALPIQIFNWASRPQAEFHAVSAAGIIVLLLLLVAMNSVAILLRALFQQRK; the protein is encoded by the coding sequence ATGACGGTTGACATTGTCCCGAGTGAGGTAAATTTCCGTTCTAACTATGACCGGCGCAAACTGGCCACCAATATTTTTATGGGCGTGGCCTTTTTTGCTACCATTTTCGGTCTCTTTTTCCTGGGTTTGCTCCTTTACGACGTATTTACCAAGGGTTTACCTTATTTCAATTGGCGGTTTGTGACCACATTCCCCTCCCGTAATCCTACCGATGCGGGGATTTTATCGGCGTTGGTGGGTTCGATTTGGCTGATGTTTTTGATCCCGTTTTTTGCCTTTCCTTTGGGGATCGGGGCGGCGATTTACATGGAAGAGTATGCGGATCGGGACCTTTGGCGCAACCGCATCTTGGAAATTAATATTTCTAACCTGGCCGGTGTGCCTTCGATCATTTATGGGTTGCTGGGGTTAGAGCTGTATGTGCGGATTTTGGAGCCTTTGACGAAGGGACGCACCTTGTTGGCGGGAGCCTTGACCTTGGCGACCCTGGTACTGCCGGTGGTGATTGTTTCTTCCCGGGAGGCAATCCGGGCGGTGCCGCGGGACATTCGGGAGGCGGCCTATGCGGTGGGCTGTACGAGGTGGCAAGCGATTTGGTATCACGTTTTGCCGATGGCGTTTGCGGGGATTTTGACGGGGACGATTTTGGCTCTCTCCCGGGCGATTGGGGAGACGGCACCCTTGATTACCCTGGGGGCGTTGACGTTTATTGCCTTTTTACCCCCTTGGCCGGTGACAACGGCGGTGAATGAGGAAGGGGTGGTGATTGTGGAGAAGGTGTCGGCGGGTCTTGGTTCTTTTATTCAAGCCTTACAAACTCCGTTCACGGCTCTGCCCATTCAGATTTTTAACTGGGCATCACGTCCCCAGGCGGAATTTCACGCCGTATCGGCGGCAGGAATTATTGTGTTGTTGTTGCTGTTGGTGGCCATGAATTCCGTCGCCATTTTGCTCCGGGCCCTGTTCCAGCAACGGAAGTAG
- a CDS encoding hybrid sensor histidine kinase/response regulator, with the protein MSSAFDNDTLASLMAEARQGFLEEEAPQYLDILRQGITAPQWDYEKLMRAAHTLKGGAGTFQMPALQKLAHQLEDLLELMGQRHVPGGEPLVRRGVEELAWLLDNVAQPEVTGDPQLLEAIAQLVAQESQTPPSPEEELRAALTGALEDCLQVAQGRLQQGDLGAVTELLENCTFLAEELQLPWLTTAIAPLRDTTDIATAEQVIAQIRRERDEVLGIAPVAPRPEPEPATVLTHVRLPLRTIEFLANTGGDLLLYLEKLSGQQEQVEATIRHLKDLVQGFEPVREQMDEVYEQLALQYRATEGTEFDPLEMDRFSALHQTLQACQEFVAQISENAEDLDLVTRSAARELVSLRRNLNQIYSESTKARLNPFSTLASPFADKIHRLGQRYGKQVQCRIEGAEVLLDRVLLEQLKGPLTHLVNNAFDHGIEPPQERLARGKSPTAQIWLCAQVQGNQALISIQDDGRGVDLERVYRKAQERGLTQAAFEQLSPQELLDFLFMPGFSTSAQVSELSGRGVGLDAVRTEIRQLGGMVEIASTPGQGTRFTLRLPLAVSLLPLLIVRAQGRQLGFLADSVLDILREVPVERNFDHPLTVTWQDQNLPVYLPEHLLAYAVPLEPPLAQAILVLRGPQEQPIGLVVDELSEVRQRMVKRVEEIFPLPPYFVGAAVLPSGESIPVLLPSQMRRPGEAVTQTLLPVGEEPTSQRPTILIAEDSVYTRRILSSVLGQAGYEILACRDGQEAWEVLLHNTDKVKLVLTDLEMPRLNGLDLLQSIREHPQVTRLPVVMLTSRTGDRHRTKASSLGVNGYLGKPCNPSELLATVGQFVPVVQ; encoded by the coding sequence ATGAGCAGTGCCTTTGACAACGACACCCTCGCCAGCCTGATGGCCGAAGCCCGCCAGGGGTTTCTGGAGGAGGAAGCGCCCCAGTACCTGGACATCCTCCGCCAGGGGATCACGGCCCCCCAGTGGGACTACGAAAAACTGATGCGGGCCGCCCATACCCTCAAGGGCGGTGCCGGTACCTTCCAAATGCCGGCCTTACAAAAACTGGCACACCAGTTGGAGGATTTGCTGGAACTGATGGGGCAACGGCACGTCCCTGGGGGGGAACCCTTGGTGCGGCGGGGCGTGGAGGAACTGGCTTGGCTGTTGGATAACGTGGCACAGCCCGAGGTCACCGGCGACCCCCAGCTTTTGGAAGCCATTGCCCAGTTGGTGGCGCAGGAAAGCCAAACCCCCCCCAGCCCGGAGGAAGAACTGCGGGCCGCCCTCACCGGTGCCTTGGAGGACTGTCTCCAGGTGGCGCAAGGACGGTTACAGCAAGGGGATTTGGGGGCGGTCACGGAACTGCTGGAAAACTGCACCTTTTTGGCGGAAGAATTGCAATTGCCCTGGTTAACAACCGCCATCGCCCCCCTGCGGGACACCACCGACATTGCCACCGCCGAGCAGGTGATTGCCCAGATTCGCCGGGAACGGGATGAGGTTTTGGGCATTGCCCCGGTCGCCCCCCGCCCGGAACCGGAACCCGCCACGGTACTCACCCATGTGCGCTTACCCCTGAGAACCATTGAATTTCTCGCCAACACCGGCGGGGATTTACTGCTCTATCTGGAAAAACTCAGCGGTCAACAGGAGCAGGTGGAAGCCACCATCCGCCATCTGAAAGACCTGGTGCAGGGATTTGAACCGGTGCGGGAGCAGATGGACGAGGTGTACGAACAACTGGCTTTGCAATACCGAGCCACGGAAGGCACGGAATTTGACCCCCTGGAGATGGACCGTTTCAGTGCCCTGCACCAAACCCTCCAAGCCTGCCAGGAATTCGTCGCCCAGATCAGCGAAAACGCCGAGGATTTAGACCTGGTCACCCGCAGTGCCGCCCGGGAATTGGTGAGTTTGCGGCGCAATTTGAACCAAATCTACAGCGAATCCACCAAAGCCCGGTTGAACCCCTTCAGTACCCTCGCCAGCCCCTTTGCCGACAAAATCCACCGGTTGGGGCAACGGTATGGGAAACAGGTGCAATGCCGGATTGAGGGGGCGGAAGTCCTACTGGACCGGGTGCTGTTGGAGCAACTCAAAGGCCCCTTGACCCACCTGGTGAACAACGCCTTTGACCACGGCATCGAACCCCCCCAGGAACGCTTGGCACGGGGCAAATCCCCCACCGCCCAGATTTGGCTGTGCGCCCAGGTGCAGGGGAACCAAGCCCTGATCAGCATCCAGGACGATGGCCGGGGCGTGGATTTGGAACGGGTGTACCGCAAGGCCCAGGAGCGGGGGTTGACCCAGGCCGCTTTTGAGCAACTCAGCCCGCAGGAGCTTCTGGATTTTCTGTTTATGCCGGGGTTTTCCACCAGTGCCCAGGTCTCGGAACTCTCCGGGCGGGGGGTGGGTTTGGATGCAGTACGCACGGAAATCCGCCAGTTGGGGGGCATGGTAGAAATCGCCTCGACCCCTGGCCAAGGCACCCGCTTTACCCTGCGTTTGCCCCTGGCGGTGAGCCTCCTGCCCCTGCTGATCGTCCGTGCCCAGGGACGGCAGTTGGGCTTTTTGGCGGACAGCGTGCTGGACATTCTGCGGGAAGTCCCGGTGGAACGCAACTTTGACCACCCCTTGACCGTGACCTGGCAAGACCAGAATTTGCCCGTATATTTGCCGGAACATCTGCTGGCATACGCCGTTCCCCTGGAGCCCCCCCTGGCGCAGGCGATCCTGGTGTTGCGTGGCCCCCAGGAGCAACCCATCGGCCTGGTGGTGGACGAACTCAGCGAGGTGCGACAACGGATGGTGAAACGGGTGGAAGAAATTTTCCCCCTCCCTCCCTACTTCGTGGGGGCGGCCGTTCTGCCCTCGGGGGAATCCATCCCGGTACTGCTCCCCAGCCAAATGCGGCGACCGGGAGAAGCCGTGACCCAGACCCTGCTCCCCGTGGGAGAGGAACCCACCAGCCAACGCCCCACCATCCTCATCGCCGAAGATTCCGTCTATACCCGCCGGATTCTGTCTAGCGTGTTGGGGCAAGCGGGATACGAAATTTTAGCGTGCAGAGACGGGCAAGAAGCCTGGGAAGTTTTATTACATAATACTGATAAAGTTAAGCTGGTTTTGACGGATTTGGAAATGCCCCGCTTGAATGGGTTAGACCTGCTTCAGAGCATCCGGGAGCACCCCCAGGTCACCCGCTTGCCCGTGGTCATGCTCACCTCCCGCACCGGCGACCGCCACCGCACCAAGGCCAGCAGTTTGGGGGTCAACGGCTATCTGGGCAAACCCTGCAACCCCAGCGAACTCCTGGCTACGGTGGGGCAGTTTGTCCCCGTTGTTCAATGA
- a CDS encoding response regulator has protein sequence MMEALPRLVLVVEDVAAEQKLMVALLQRAGYKAVGQSSAEAAWGWLESQGLPALVLADIGLPGESGLDLCRRIRAHPDWRNLPVVMCSSRNREADRFWAQKQGATDYLTKPYTPQQLITMVQKYVG, from the coding sequence ATGATGGAAGCCCTGCCCCGGTTGGTGTTGGTGGTGGAAGATGTGGCGGCGGAGCAGAAGTTGATGGTGGCGCTGTTGCAACGGGCGGGGTACAAGGCGGTGGGGCAGTCCTCGGCGGAGGCGGCCTGGGGGTGGCTGGAAAGTCAAGGGTTGCCTGCTTTGGTGCTGGCGGATATTGGTCTGCCGGGGGAAAGTGGGTTGGATTTGTGCCGCCGTATCCGTGCCCATCCGGACTGGCGGAACCTGCCGGTGGTGATGTGCAGTTCCCGGAACCGGGAGGCGGATCGGTTTTGGGCGCAAAAACAGGGGGCGACGGACTATCTCACCAAACCCTACACGCCCCAACAGTTAATTACGATGGTGCAAAAATATGTCGGCTAG
- the acnB gene encoding bifunctional aconitate hydratase 2/2-methylisocitrate dehydratase, whose translation MAQNLQQRTELGIPPLPLDAAQTADLCERLQTPDSTPTDRWLLQERVPPGVDQAAYVKAGFLGEIAQGRRTSPQITPLTAVAMLGQMVGGYNVPVLIELLQSADEAIQQAAQEALSQITLVYDAFNDVWELAPKNPYAQGVIEAWATATWFTRKPAVPEVVTVRVFKVPGEINTDDLSPAVHATTRPDIPLHALSMLETRAPGAIATIRELKALGLPVAFVGDVVGTGSSRKSAINSLLWHIGEDIPGVPNKRRGGVILGGTIAPIFFNTAEDAGALPIECDVTGLTTGQVIRIYPYRGELRDEQGHVITTFCLKPETLLDEVRAGGRIPLLIGRGLTDKTRSRLGLPPHPGFVRPRLPADTGKGFTLAQKIVGRACGVAGVRPGTACEPVMTTVGSQDTTGPMTRDELKELACLGFSADLVLQSFCHTAAYPKPVDIQTQRELPDFFATRGGVALRPGDGIIHSWLNRMLLPDTVGTGGDSHTRFPLGISFPAGSGLVAFAAAIGSMPLNMPESVRVRFTGRLQPGVTLRDIVNAIPYVALQTGYLTLGKANKRNIFAGRIMEMEGLPDLQVEQAFELTDATAERSCAGCTIHLGVATVSEYLRSNVALIQDMISRGYEDRRTLQRRMEKMQAWLANPQLLTADPDAEYVATLAVNLDEIREPLVAAPNDPDNIKTLSECAGDPIDEVFIGSCMTNIGHYRAAAKVLEGAGQVKVRLWVCPPTRMDEQVLREEGYYSIFAAAGARLEMPGCSLCMGNQARVADNTTVFSTSTRNFNNRMGNHARVYLGSAELAAVCALLGRIPTLAEYQAIVTAKIDPLAADIYRYLNFDRMAAHAG comes from the coding sequence ATGGCACAGAACCTCCAGCAACGGACAGAATTGGGCATTCCCCCGTTACCTTTGGATGCCGCCCAGACTGCCGACCTCTGCGAGCGGTTGCAAACCCCGGACAGCACCCCCACCGACCGTTGGTTACTCCAGGAACGGGTGCCCCCCGGCGTGGACCAGGCGGCCTATGTGAAGGCGGGATTTTTGGGGGAAATTGCCCAGGGACGCCGCACCAGCCCGCAAATTACCCCCCTGACAGCGGTGGCGATGCTGGGGCAAATGGTGGGTGGCTATAACGTGCCGGTATTAATTGAGTTATTACAAAGTGCGGATGAGGCTATTCAACAGGCGGCGCAGGAGGCTTTATCCCAAATCACCCTGGTTTACGATGCGTTCAACGATGTGTGGGAATTGGCGCCGAAAAATCCCTATGCCCAGGGGGTGATTGAGGCGTGGGCGACCGCCACCTGGTTTACCCGCAAGCCAGCGGTGCCGGAGGTGGTGACGGTGCGGGTCTTCAAGGTGCCGGGGGAGATTAACACCGATGATTTATCCCCGGCGGTCCATGCCACCACCCGCCCGGATATTCCTCTCCATGCGTTGAGTATGCTGGAAACCCGGGCACCGGGGGCGATTGCCACGATCCGGGAACTGAAGGCGTTGGGACTGCCGGTGGCGTTTGTGGGGGATGTGGTGGGCACGGGTTCGTCTCGCAAATCGGCGATCAATTCCCTGTTGTGGCACATTGGGGAGGACATTCCGGGGGTGCCGAACAAGCGGCGGGGCGGGGTGATCCTGGGGGGGACGATTGCGCCCATTTTCTTCAATACCGCCGAGGATGCGGGAGCGTTGCCGATTGAGTGTGACGTGACGGGGTTGACCACCGGGCAGGTGATCCGGATTTATCCCTACCGGGGGGAACTGCGGGATGAGCAGGGTCATGTCATTACCACATTTTGCTTAAAGCCGGAGACGTTGTTGGATGAGGTACGGGCGGGGGGACGGATTCCCCTGTTGATCGGGCGGGGGTTGACGGACAAAACCCGCAGTCGTTTGGGCTTGCCGCCGCATCCGGGGTTTGTGCGCCCCAGGCTTCCGGCGGATACGGGCAAGGGCTTTACCCTGGCGCAGAAAATCGTCGGGCGGGCCTGTGGGGTGGCGGGGGTGCGGCCGGGGACCGCCTGTGAGCCGGTGATGACCACTGTGGGTTCCCAGGATACGACGGGGCCGATGACCCGGGATGAGTTGAAGGAATTGGCCTGTTTGGGGTTTAGTGCGGATTTGGTACTGCAGAGTTTTTGTCATACGGCCGCCTATCCCAAGCCGGTGGACATTCAAACCCAGCGGGAATTGCCGGATTTTTTTGCGACCCGGGGCGGGGTGGCCCTGCGGCCGGGGGATGGGATTATCCATTCCTGGTTGAACCGGATGCTTCTGCCGGATACGGTGGGCACGGGCGGGGATTCCCACACCCGGTTTCCCTTGGGGATTTCCTTCCCGGCGGGGTCGGGGTTGGTGGCGTTTGCGGCGGCGATTGGCTCCATGCCGTTGAATATGCCGGAGTCGGTGCGGGTGCGGTTTACGGGCCGGTTGCAACCGGGGGTGACCCTGCGGGATATTGTCAATGCCATTCCCTACGTGGCACTGCAGACGGGATACCTGACCCTGGGCAAGGCGAATAAGCGCAACATTTTTGCCGGGCGGATTATGGAGATGGAGGGACTGCCGGATTTGCAGGTGGAGCAGGCGTTTGAACTCACGGATGCGACGGCGGAACGCTCCTGTGCTGGCTGTACGATTCACCTGGGGGTGGCGACGGTGAGCGAATACCTGCGCTCGAATGTGGCGCTGATCCAGGATATGATCAGCCGGGGGTACGAGGACCGGCGGACATTGCAACGGCGCATGGAGAAAATGCAGGCCTGGTTGGCGAACCCCCAATTGCTGACGGCGGATCCGGATGCGGAGTACGTGGCGACCCTGGCGGTGAATTTGGATGAGATTCGGGAACCTTTGGTGGCGGCTCCCAACGACCCGGACAATATCAAAACCCTGAGCGAATGTGCGGGCGACCCCATTGATGAGGTATTTATCGGTTCCTGCATGACCAATATCGGCCACTACCGGGCGGCGGCCAAGGTACTGGAGGGAGCGGGGCAGGTCAAGGTGCGGTTGTGGGTCTGCCCTCCCACCCGGATGGATGAGCAGGTGTTACGGGAAGAGGGGTACTACAGCATTTTTGCGGCGGCGGGGGCCCGGTTGGAAATGCCCGGCTGTTCCCTGTGCATGGGCAATCAGGCCCGAGTGGCGGACAATACCACGGTGTTTTCCACCTCTACCCGCAATTTCAACAACCGCATGGGGAACCATGCCCGGGTCTATTTAGGTTCAGCGGAATTGGCCGCCGTCTGTGCCCTCCTGGGACGCATCCCCACCCTGGCGGAATATCAGGCGATTGTCACGGCAAAAATTGACCCCTTGGCGGCGGATATTTACCGCTATCTCAACTTTGACCGCATGGCGGCACACGCTGGTTGA
- a CDS encoding methyl-accepting chemotaxis protein yields the protein MEPSPSPTPEWSTTSPDEVPGTRPQPETEADPLLELYLQGQDAREAGDVERARRLWQEVVAQDPEGSYGVAAQAALGELPPPLVIEPLPSVRTQPWLQPVRWWRRTPFRTKLAAILLLWTAVPVVVLTQAQVRSVRQTVVDKFEATLAQGTNTLQEEYLDWLSQESLAQARTVAQLWQTNPTLIEEPNPLLQTLLSRGLAANESQYPELTKNFRLILDGQGRVRQQAVVLSREDFRTYPQILEPEQPLPPYDTQRVTLPPNQNLGQLPWVQRAMQSQKPVAGLVLMPLVQAQKLGLAPQAKIPLRNRESLYAQELNRGVALVALAAQPVVQRGQVVGVVLVGSLLNRNHWLADQLQRLYGFPLVGIYARDMQVATNFPDDDGSTRALGSLAPRPVAEALLKQGQNDQLATLRVPDTTDGQKYLVRFQVLRDVNDQPVGMVAVGQPAQELEQLLWERTRNTYLLGLVILLLAWGLGLGAANLLAEPVRRLGIYARALGQNPRQPPLTLNSQDELALLAQEMNQMAAQVADQMDTLQRQQQEAEQARMQLEADVIQLLMDIEGAQQGDLTVRAQTDRGQIAAIADAFNVTLASLRTLVGNVRATTDRVGTLAGHSEAAVVDLAQAAQSQELELTQALALAAENTQAIQTIAQQAAEATTTAQSSLEAAQEGQRAMDATASLYDQIREAVGKTSKKVKHLVGSSQEISQVLAIIQEISVQTNLLSFNASLESDRAGEHGQGFRLIADEIGQLANLVRKETARIEALVRNIQQDTADVSNAMESSTSAVVEGSLLVQKTQQVLQKLAELSGQMAEYQEAIASQTQSHSRVSNQVQTAMENVAAIAATTSGAAQEVGAALQELGEEVHQLQQFVLQFRLQHDAL from the coding sequence ATGGAACCATCCCCTTCCCCCACCCCTGAGTGGTCCACCACCAGTCCCGATGAGGTGCCCGGCACCCGTCCCCAACCCGAGACGGAGGCTGATCCCCTGTTGGAACTCTATCTCCAGGGTCAGGATGCCCGGGAGGCGGGGGATGTGGAGCGGGCACGGCGGCTTTGGCAGGAGGTGGTGGCCCAGGACCCGGAAGGTTCTTATGGGGTAGCGGCCCAGGCGGCTTTAGGGGAATTACCGCCCCCTTTGGTGATCGAACCGTTGCCGTCGGTGCGAACCCAACCCTGGTTACAGCCGGTGCGGTGGTGGCGGCGTACCCCATTTCGGACAAAATTGGCGGCTATTTTGCTCCTGTGGACGGCGGTGCCGGTGGTGGTGTTGACCCAAGCGCAGGTGCGTTCGGTGCGTCAGACGGTGGTTGATAAGTTTGAGGCCACCCTCGCCCAGGGCACCAACACCTTGCAGGAGGAGTATCTGGATTGGTTGTCCCAGGAATCCTTGGCGCAGGCACGGACAGTGGCGCAGTTATGGCAAACCAACCCGACCCTGATCGAGGAACCGAATCCTTTGCTCCAGACCCTTTTAAGCCGGGGGCTAGCGGCCAACGAGTCCCAATACCCGGAATTGACCAAGAATTTTCGTCTGATTTTAGACGGGCAGGGGCGGGTGCGCCAGCAGGCGGTGGTGTTGTCCCGGGAGGATTTTCGCACCTATCCCCAGATACTGGAGCCGGAGCAACCCCTACCTCCCTACGACACCCAGCGGGTGACCTTGCCCCCCAATCAGAACCTGGGGCAGTTGCCCTGGGTACAACGGGCGATGCAATCCCAAAAACCCGTGGCGGGGTTGGTGCTGATGCCTTTGGTACAGGCGCAAAAGTTGGGGCTGGCTCCCCAGGCCAAAATTCCCTTGCGTAACCGAGAAAGTTTATATGCCCAGGAATTGAACCGGGGGGTGGCGTTGGTGGCACTGGCGGCGCAACCGGTGGTACAGCGGGGGCAGGTGGTGGGGGTGGTGCTGGTGGGCAGTCTGCTCAACCGCAATCACTGGCTGGCGGATCAACTCCAACGGCTGTACGGCTTCCCGCTGGTGGGGATTTACGCCCGGGATATGCAGGTGGCCACCAATTTCCCGGATGATGACGGCAGTACCCGGGCCCTGGGCAGTTTGGCACCCCGGCCGGTGGCGGAAGCATTGCTGAAACAGGGGCAAAACGACCAATTGGCCACCCTGAGGGTTCCCGATACCACCGATGGGCAAAAGTATTTGGTGCGGTTCCAAGTCCTGCGGGATGTTAATGACCAACCCGTGGGGATGGTGGCGGTGGGGCAACCGGCTCAGGAATTGGAGCAATTGCTCTGGGAGCGCACCCGCAATACCTACCTGTTGGGGCTGGTGATTTTGCTCCTGGCCTGGGGGTTGGGGTTGGGGGCGGCGAATCTGTTGGCGGAGCCGGTGCGGCGGTTGGGGATTTACGCCCGTGCCCTGGGGCAAAATCCCCGTCAGCCACCCCTGACCCTCAACAGCCAGGATGAATTGGCCCTTTTGGCCCAGGAAATGAACCAGATGGCCGCCCAGGTCGCCGACCAGATGGACACCCTGCAACGGCAACAGCAGGAGGCGGAACAGGCCCGGATGCAATTGGAAGCGGATGTGATCCAACTGCTGATGGACATTGAGGGGGCGCAACAGGGGGATTTAACCGTGCGGGCCCAGACGGACAGGGGGCAAATTGCCGCCATTGCCGATGCGTTCAATGTCACCCTGGCCAGCCTGCGTACCCTGGTGGGGAATGTGCGGGCGACGACTGACCGGGTGGGCACCTTAGCGGGCCATTCGGAGGCCGCCGTGGTGGATTTAGCCCAGGCCGCCCAGTCCCAGGAGTTGGAACTCACCCAAGCCCTGGCCTTGGCCGCCGAAAACACCCAAGCCATCCAGACCATTGCCCAGCAGGCCGCCGAAGCCACCACCACGGCCCAGTCCTCCCTGGAGGCCGCCCAGGAAGGGCAACGGGCCATGGATGCCACCGCCAGTTTGTACGACCAGATTCGGGAGGCGGTGGGGAAAACCTCCAAAAAGGTCAAACATCTGGTCGGCTCCAGCCAGGAGATCAGCCAAGTGTTGGCGATTATTCAGGAAATCAGCGTGCAGACCAACCTGCTGTCGTTTAACGCCTCCTTGGAATCGGACCGGGCGGGGGAACACGGCCAGGGGTTTCGCCTGATTGCCGACGAAATTGGGCAGTTGGCCAACCTGGTGCGCAAGGAAACCGCCCGCATCGAAGCCCTGGTCCGCAATATTCAACAGGACACCGCCGATGTGTCCAACGCCATGGAAAGCAGTACCAGTGCGGTGGTGGAAGGTTCCCTCCTGGTACAAAAAACCCAACAGGTGTTGCAAAAACTCGCCGAACTATCGGGGCAGATGGCGGAATACCAGGAGGCCATCGCCAGCCAAACCCAGAGCCACTCCCGGGTTTCCAACCAGGTGCAAACCGCCATGGAAAACGTGGCCGCCATCGCCGCCACCACTTCGGGAGCCGCTCAGGAGGTGGGGGCCGCCCTCCAGGAACTCGGGGAAGAAGTCCACCAATTACAGCAATTTGTCCTGCAATTCCGCCTACAACACGATGCCCTTTAG
- a CDS encoding chemotaxis protein CheW, with the protein MSASVVRAPVKYVVFRLGGAVRLALPQMAVREGLDMASVVVAPMPGAAAMFQGIANVRGNFLWVLDLARLLRQLEPDLPLPVTPHREGLVVQGGQKSVVVTIQGRDGFLPLAPRDIRPLPHLRHKHLFPGMVRWEGQPVALLDPTALFQVLRQSSVR; encoded by the coding sequence ATGTCGGCTAGTGTGGTCAGGGCCCCGGTGAAGTATGTGGTGTTTCGCTTGGGGGGGGCGGTGCGGTTGGCCTTGCCCCAGATGGCGGTGCGGGAGGGGTTGGATATGGCCAGTGTGGTGGTGGCACCAATGCCGGGGGCGGCGGCGATGTTTCAGGGTATTGCCAACGTGCGGGGAAATTTCCTCTGGGTGCTGGATTTAGCCCGGCTGTTGCGCCAGTTGGAACCGGATTTGCCCTTGCCCGTGACCCCGCACCGGGAGGGGTTGGTCGTCCAGGGGGGGCAGAAGTCGGTGGTGGTGACCATCCAAGGCCGGGATGGGTTTTTGCCCTTGGCCCCTAGGGACATTCGACCCCTGCCCCATCTGCGCCATAAGCATTTATTCCCCGGCATGGTGCGCTGGGAGGGGCAACCGGTGGCCCTGCTCGACCCCACCGCTTTGTTTCAAGTTTTGCGTCAATCCTCCGTGAGGTAG